A stretch of DNA from Novipirellula galeiformis:
GCGCCCAAGAGGTTCAAGCGGCGCGCAGTTCAGGCAAGAGCGTGATTCTACTTTGGATGGCTGGCGGGCCGAGCCAGATCGACACTTGGGATCCCAAGCCCGATCGTCCCGTGGAAAATCGGGGTCCGTTCTCCGTCATTCCCACCAAGTTACCGGGCGTAATGTTTTGTGAACACTTGCCGAAACAGGCCGCCATGCTTGATAAGATGACGATCATTCGCAGCGTGGATTGCCGCAAAAGTAACCACGAGCCGAACAAGGTGATGCAGACGGGCAATCTCGATGCGGCCCCGCGAGTGAACCCCGCGGGCGACACGTTTCCGAGTTACGGCTCGGTCATCGCGAAACACCATGGCCCTAACCAAGCGGGATTGCCAGCCTACGCAACGTTTATGAAATCGAAGACTCATGTGGCGTTTGCCGGATCGTTGGGACGTGAATATGACCCGTTTATCGCCGATAGTGCAGCCAAACTGCCCATCTACACCAACGTCGGTGTCGACACCGGCAAGTTAACCGACGCCGATTTATTCAAAACACCGTTAGGAGTCACCCCTGAACGCATCGAATCACGACGAAGTTTGTTACAAAGCCTCGACCGAATGGCCAGCCGAGTCGAACCGGCGATGGATGCGATGGACAAATATCAGCAGAAGGCAGTGGAGATGCTGCTCGGGTCGCGTGCTCGATCGGCCTTCGACATTTCCGCCGAACCTGAGTCGGTGCGTGAGCGTTACGGTAAACATCTATGGTGCCAACAAGCACTGTTAGCAAGGCGAATGGTCGAAGCGGGCGTGGCGTTTGTAACCCTCGACTTGAGCTACCACGGGGCCTCGGGCACCTGGGACAATCATGGCGACAATATTCCACCCTACGGCGGCATCTCCAAAGGTTTGAAGCCACTGCTCCCGTTGTTCGATCATCTGTTGACCACACTGGTCAGCGATCTCGAGGAGCGTGGTTTGCTCGACAAGGTACTGATCGTCGCGATGGGCGAATTCGGTCGAACGCCTCAAATTGGCACCCAGGGAAGCACCGATGGACGCAACCATTGGCCCTACGTAATGTCGATGACGATGGCCGGCGGCGGTTTGCGACATGGCCAAGTGATTGGCTCGACCGAAAAGGATGGCGGACAGATTGCGGATCGTCCGGTCAGCCCCGGAGACCTTGCCGCGACGATCTACAAATTCATGGGCGTCCCCTTGGACACCATGTATAACGATATCAACGGCCGGCCGTTTGGCATCGTACGCGATGGCAAACCGATCCATGAGTTATTTGGCTAACGCGTCGTCCAGATCGTGAGGTTGCTACTTTGGCAAATTCGGGTCGGCACGGTCGGATTGCAAGAACTGCGAGATGCCCGCTCCCATCGAAGCACCGATTTCCCGGTAACCCTCGGGCGTGCTGTGCGCGGTATTCCAGGGCGATTCGAGACACACCGCCACCGTGCGATCATCACCATGCTCGGTCACCCACGTGGCCGACATTTGTCGCCACAAGGGATGATAGTTTGGCCCGGTGCTTTGGGTTTTTCGGTCCAATGGAATCGGAGCTTCCCAAGCGGATTGGATCACGTCGAGCAATCGGTTCTGCCGTTGCGTGCGAGAGGGGGTCATGACCTGATCTGGGGCCACGTAAAAGTAGGCCGCTTTATTTCCCGGGCCGGGGTTATGGAAATCAACAAAGATCCCCATTCGCTGTTGAGAGCTCCATGATCGGATTCGATCTTGAACCGCAGCGACCTCAGGATAATAGGGTGTCTTGGACCAATCGCGATTGTGATCCTGCGGCGTCGACTCTTTGCCCCCATCACCGGTCGCCGTGCGATCCACGTCCATGATGGGGACGATGAAGGTGAGCGCGTTGTGACGTAGCCAGACGGCATCCTCAGCATCGCCAAGCACCCAATCGATGACTCCGCGTGTCACCCAACTCGACCCGCTCTCCCAGGCGTGCTGCCGCGCTTGCAACCAGACGACGGGCCGGCCCTCGACGGGAATGTCTCCTGAGGCAATTCGAATGCCTCGCACGAACCGCCCTTCGTGTGTCTTGGCCAACTCAAACGTTTCTACAAACGAATGCGTTTCCGCAGCCGTTTGCAGCCATTGATCGGTCATCTCCGGCGTCGCCATGGGGCCCCAAGCGATCCACATTTCCGGGCCGGTTGCATTGAACGAATAAGTGATCCCACCGTGCTCACGCTTTCCGGCTGGGGACTGCTGCCAATGCTCTCGATCAGTCGATAATGCGGCGCGATCGGGCAATGCCCAACCTGCATAAAGGGGTTTTCCTCCTCCGGGACGTCCACTCGGTATTTTCTCGGTCGAGCCCACCACGGTGACCTTCAATGGCTGACCTTCACGAAGTCCGATCGCCCGAAAGCACCACCATGCCGGCCAACCACGAACCGGATCCCCCGCGGGCATGATCCTCACCGACGCGGAGCTCGAATCGAGTTTGATCACGGTGGCGGAACCGCCTGAAAAGCGGGTTTCGATTGCGAACGTTGCAGTCGCATCGTTAGGCGAATCGGCACTTACCGAATTCGATAACAACGTGATCATGCCGACGGCGATGAGTGATTTCAGTTTGCACATGACTGAGGATCTTCGAAGTGGAATGGGATTCGCCGAAACGACGCTGCATCAAGGCTGGGGGCGCGTCATTATACGCCCTGCGCCCCTCGCATGGGTTCCATCCCTTTGTTCGCCCCAAGCCGAAATCCGAGAGATCCTATGGAGGATTGCTCGCACTCGTCAAAGACCAACGTCTAGCTATGACCGCATGGTCTATTTGCGTCGCGATGCGAGTCGACGTGGAATCGCCGCAACATCGTCAAAGAAGGTATACAAGACAGGGATGGCAATCAGCGTGAGCACCAACGACAACGTTTGTCCTCCCGCAGCCAGAACGGCGATGGAGCGGCGCTCCTCCGCGCCAGGCCCCGTCGCGATCAGCAATGGCAACAAACCGGCAACAAAGGACAAGGTCGTCATCAAGATCGGACGCAACCGGTCACGGTTCGCTTGCATGATTGCGTCGTGTCGCTCGATCCCTTGTGAACGCAAGGCATTGGTATGGTCCACTTGCAAAATCGCCGCCTTCTTCACCACCCCAAACAATACCAAAATGCCCAGCGCCGAATACAGGTTTAACGTTTCGCCGCCCCAATACAAACTTAGCAAACCGAAGGGGACCGCTAACGGCAACGACAACAGAATGATAAGCGGGTAGACCATGTTCTCGTATTGTGCAGCTAATACGATGTACATGAACACGAAGGACATCAAAAAGGTCCAGCCGAAATCGGCGATCGTTCGGTCCAGTTCACGACCACCGCCGAGAGCCTCGCCACTGAACCCCATCGGCATCCCGATCTCCTGAGCGGCTTGCTTGATCGCTTCGGTACGATCTGCTAACGCGTAACCCGCCGCCACGTTGGCACGGACCGAAACCATCCGTTGGCGATTCAGTCGATCGATTCGTGACGCCGCCTTGTTGAAGGTAAAATCAACCACGTTGTCGATTCGTGTCAACGCATTTGAATTGGCCGTCCCCACCAACGTTTCAGAGGCGTCGTTCGCATTTGTTTGGGCCGCCGGATTGGTTCGTACGTACAATTGCGAGATCGAAGGCACATCGTTGCGGTCCATGCCGATCAAACGCAATTCAACGTCGTAAGCGTCGCCCGCCGAGCGATCCAGGTAACGTGACACTCGGTCGTCTCCTCCCACGGCAACCTGTAACGTGTCAGCGATCTCACGAATCTCAACGCCCAGCGCCGCGGCGCGTTCGCGATCAATCGAGACCAACAACTCCGGATTGTCGATTTGCAATGTCGAATAAACATCGACAATCCCCGGGATCGTCTGTGCCTTCTTGCGCAACTTCTCACTGAAGACTAACAATTGATCGGCGTCGGGACCGGTGATGGCAAAGTCAATGTCGACCGGGGCCCCTTGGCGTAGTGACGTCAGATTTCGAACGGAAACTCGAACATCGCTCAATGCCTTCAATCGTTTGCGGACCTCCCCCATCTTGTCTCGTTGGCTAAAATTGCCGCGAAAGGCTGCCCCAGGATCACCGGCAAGCAGCCCCTGCCACCATCGTGAAAGCGAAAATGTCCGCTCACGACTATCGATCAAGCGTACGTAGATCTGGGCTCGATTGACGTCGCCATAGCCACCCGTTCCCACCGAGGCCAAGACGGTTTCGATTCCATCGACACTCTGTAGGATTGCTTCGGCGCGATCGATCGTCTCTCGCATCGACAACAAGCTCGCCCCGGGTTTGGCTTCGGTGCGAATCTCAAACTCCGACTCGTCGACGTTGAGCGGCACATAATCACGGCGAACCCATTGGCTAAGCGGAACATTCGACGCGATCACCAACACGACCACCGCCAACACGAGCCAACGAAACCGCAGCGCCAAGGCGAGCAACGATAAATAGGCGTTCTCGATCATTCCGTACAGCCCGCGACGCGAATTCGGCGTCGGCTTTCCTTTGCCATCGGCCTTGTCGATCCGGCGGAGCAATTTGCTACACATCATCGGAGTGAGTGAAAAACTGATCAACATCGAAACCAAAATTGCGACCGTTGCCGTCACCCCGAACTCGAATAACAACCGCCCGGTCACACTCGATAGAAACGAGACCGGCAAGAAGACGATGACGAGTGACAACGTCGTCGCGAGCACAGCCAAGCCAATCTCTTTGGTTCCTTTGACAGCCGCCTCGGACGGCTCCATCCCCTTTTCTTCGATACAGTGAAAGACATTTTCGAGCACCACGATCGCATCATCGATGACAACGCCCACCATCAAGACCAGCGCCAACATGGTGACGTTATTGAGCGTGAACCCGAACCATTTCATGAATGCAAACGTGGCAATGATCGACGCGGGGATCGCGACCGAGGCAATGATCGTCGAACGCCACGAACGCATGAATAACAGCACGGTCAAACAGGCCAGGATGCTGCCTGAGATCAAATGTCGCTCGATTTCATGCAATGCCTCGACGATGTACCGCGATTGATCTTGGATAATCTCGACATGCACGTCGTCGGGAAGCAAGGCTTCACATCGGGGAAGCAATGACTTCACGCCGTCAATCACCGCAACGGTGTTTTGCCCACTTTGGCGTTGAACCTGCAACACCACCGCGGGGCTGCCGTTGAGCCGCGCGAGTGTCCGGACCTCTTTGGTCGCATCGTTCGCGGCCCCAAGATCGCTGAGCCGAACCGCGGTCTCGCCCACGGTGGCAACCACCAGATCGGAAAAACCACTCGAGTCCGCAACACGGCCGAGGGTGCGTAGCGAACGCTCTCGCAGTCCCTCGTCCATCCGCCCGCCGGGCACCTCCGCATTTTGCCGCGCTAAGGCGTCACGAACCTGCAGAATGGAAATCCCATAGGCGGCCAACCGTCGCGCGTCCACGTCGACTTGAATCGCTCGGTCCGCTGCCCCGGCGATCTGGACCTGCCCCACCCCACGTGAAGATTCGATCACATTTTTGACATAGCGATCGGCCAACACAAACAGCTCTCGCGGAGACCGTGGCCCCGAGACCGCGAGCGTCATGATCGGCGACGAATCAAGGTCCTGTTTTTGGATGATCGGTGGGTCGATGCCCGGTGGCAATCGATTGACGACGCTCGCGACCGCATCGCGGACGTCTTGGATCGCCGCATCAATGTCGCGATCCAGTTGCACGGTGATGATAACGAAGGAGCGTCCATCCGCAGAAATCGACCTAAGTTCGTCGATCCCGGCGACGGTCGCGACCGCGTCCTCCAACACCGAACTGACCTCCGACTCGACCTCTTCGGCTGCGGCCCCCACATACGTGGTCCGAATAAAGATCTGCGGTAAGTCCAGGTTTGGAAACCGGTCGACGCCAAGCTGCGGAAACGCAACGATGCCCGCCACGACAAAAGCCGTGACCAACATCAAAGCAAACACGGGGCGTTTTACGCAAACTTCAGCAAGCCAATACACGGTGGCGGTATCCTAGGAGGAGCGAAGGCTCGGGGCCGTCACAGATCGTGGGGGAATTTCAAAGCAATAGCGAATCGCGGACTTCACGAAGTCAGTTCGCTCCGAGGGGAGCCGTGATGGATGAATCGGCCAACGCCGGATCTAAGATCGGATTGACCTTGGCGACACGCCCTTCCGCGGCGTCTCGCAAAATCACATCACCGAGCTCCAAGCCCTGAACGATCTCTAAGCCCTGTTCACGTCGTGTCCCGATTCGCACCTCTTGCTCGACGCTCATGCCATCGACCACTTTCCATGCCTTCACCGCGCCGGCAAACT
This window harbors:
- a CDS encoding M14-type cytosolic carboxypeptidase; the encoded protein is MCKLKSLIAVGMITLLSNSVSADSPNDATATFAIETRFSGGSATVIKLDSSSASVRIMPAGDPVRGWPAWWCFRAIGLREGQPLKVTVVGSTEKIPSGRPGGGKPLYAGWALPDRAALSTDREHWQQSPAGKREHGGITYSFNATGPEMWIAWGPMATPEMTDQWLQTAAETHSFVETFELAKTHEGRFVRGIRIASGDIPVEGRPVVWLQARQHAWESGSSWVTRGVIDWVLGDAEDAVWLRHNALTFIVPIMDVDRTATGDGGKESTPQDHNRDWSKTPYYPEVAAVQDRIRSWSSQQRMGIFVDFHNPGPGNKAAYFYVAPDQVMTPSRTQRQNRLLDVIQSAWEAPIPLDRKTQSTGPNYHPLWRQMSATWVTEHGDDRTVAVCLESPWNTAHSTPEGYREIGASMGAGISQFLQSDRADPNLPK
- a CDS encoding efflux RND transporter permease subunit translates to MYWLAEVCVKRPVFALMLVTAFVVAGIVAFPQLGVDRFPNLDLPQIFIRTTYVGAAAEEVESEVSSVLEDAVATVAGIDELRSISADGRSFVIITVQLDRDIDAAIQDVRDAVASVVNRLPPGIDPPIIQKQDLDSSPIMTLAVSGPRSPRELFVLADRYVKNVIESSRGVGQVQIAGAADRAIQVDVDARRLAAYGISILQVRDALARQNAEVPGGRMDEGLRERSLRTLGRVADSSGFSDLVVATVGETAVRLSDLGAANDATKEVRTLARLNGSPAVVLQVQRQSGQNTVAVIDGVKSLLPRCEALLPDDVHVEIIQDQSRYIVEALHEIERHLISGSILACLTVLLFMRSWRSTIIASVAIPASIIATFAFMKWFGFTLNNVTMLALVLMVGVVIDDAIVVLENVFHCIEEKGMEPSEAAVKGTKEIGLAVLATTLSLVIVFLPVSFLSSVTGRLLFEFGVTATVAILVSMLISFSLTPMMCSKLLRRIDKADGKGKPTPNSRRGLYGMIENAYLSLLALALRFRWLVLAVVVLVIASNVPLSQWVRRDYVPLNVDESEFEIRTEAKPGASLLSMRETIDRAEAILQSVDGIETVLASVGTGGYGDVNRAQIYVRLIDSRERTFSLSRWWQGLLAGDPGAAFRGNFSQRDKMGEVRKRLKALSDVRVSVRNLTSLRQGAPVDIDFAITGPDADQLLVFSEKLRKKAQTIPGIVDVYSTLQIDNPELLVSIDRERAAALGVEIREIADTLQVAVGGDDRVSRYLDRSAGDAYDVELRLIGMDRNDVPSISQLYVRTNPAAQTNANDASETLVGTANSNALTRIDNVVDFTFNKAASRIDRLNRQRMVSVRANVAAGYALADRTEAIKQAAQEIGMPMGFSGEALGGGRELDRTIADFGWTFLMSFVFMYIVLAAQYENMVYPLIILLSLPLAVPFGLLSLYWGGETLNLYSALGILVLFGVVKKAAILQVDHTNALRSQGIERHDAIMQANRDRLRPILMTTLSFVAGLLPLLIATGPGAEERRSIAVLAAGGQTLSLVLTLIAIPVLYTFFDDVAAIPRRLASRRK
- a CDS encoding DUF1501 domain-containing protein, yielding MSHSSTHWGHQNAFDHWAPRAHEGVVAYDRRGMLKASLAGMAGLSVPNLLRAQEVQAARSSGKSVILLWMAGGPSQIDTWDPKPDRPVENRGPFSVIPTKLPGVMFCEHLPKQAAMLDKMTIIRSVDCRKSNHEPNKVMQTGNLDAAPRVNPAGDTFPSYGSVIAKHHGPNQAGLPAYATFMKSKTHVAFAGSLGREYDPFIADSAAKLPIYTNVGVDTGKLTDADLFKTPLGVTPERIESRRSLLQSLDRMASRVEPAMDAMDKYQQKAVEMLLGSRARSAFDISAEPESVRERYGKHLWCQQALLARRMVEAGVAFVTLDLSYHGASGTWDNHGDNIPPYGGISKGLKPLLPLFDHLLTTLVSDLEERGLLDKVLIVAMGEFGRTPQIGTQGSTDGRNHWPYVMSMTMAGGGLRHGQVIGSTEKDGGQIADRPVSPGDLAATIYKFMGVPLDTMYNDINGRPFGIVRDGKPIHELFG